One Methanohalophilus mahii DSM 5219 genomic window carries:
- a CDS encoding UbiX family flavin prenyltransferase, with product MEVVVGISGASGAQYGIRLLEIFAEKGIYTHLVITSAARQIINIETNWQIEEVEKLACEVHEEKDFTASVASGSHPYNALVIAPCSMKTAASIAHGISDNLLTRAADVCLKEGRDVILMVRETPYSRIHLENLLKLKESGTQILPACPAFYNKPKSIEDLIDFMAGRVLDLLNIDNDVYPRWEGDSD from the coding sequence ATGGAAGTCGTAGTGGGAATCAGTGGGGCCTCCGGGGCACAATACGGAATCAGGTTACTTGAAATATTTGCAGAAAAGGGAATTTATACACACCTGGTAATAACATCTGCAGCCAGGCAAATAATAAATATAGAAACAAACTGGCAGATCGAAGAGGTGGAAAAACTCGCCTGCGAGGTACACGAGGAAAAGGATTTCACTGCTTCTGTAGCAAGCGGATCCCATCCTTACAATGCTTTGGTAATAGCCCCTTGCAGCATGAAAACCGCTGCATCCATCGCCCACGGGATCTCCGATAATCTCCTCACACGGGCTGCTGATGTCTGTCTCAAGGAAGGCAGGGATGTTATCCTGATGGTGCGGGAGACCCCTTACAGCCGAATTCATCTGGAAAACCTGCTCAAACTCAAGGAATCGGGCACCCAGATTTTGCCTGCATGTCCTGCATTCTACAACAAACCAAAATCAATAGAAGACTTAATTGATTTCATGGCTGGACGGGTACTGGATCTTCTGAATATAGATAATGACGTATACCCCAGGTGGGAAGGAGACAGCGACTGA
- a CDS encoding ubiquitin-like small modifier protein 1, protein MAAKKVRLFANVREKAGTSEVEVNGDTVSEILDEIIAKYPNLEKLIFEDGKKLRGYINILINGENIQHLEGTDSAITEKDEVAIFPPVSGG, encoded by the coding sequence ATGGCTGCCAAGAAGGTAAGATTGTTTGCCAATGTCAGGGAAAAAGCCGGAACTTCTGAAGTAGAGGTCAACGGTGATACCGTTTCTGAGATATTGGATGAAATAATTGCAAAATACCCGAATCTTGAAAAACTTATATTTGAAGATGGCAAAAAACTCAGGGGATATATAAACATCCTTATCAACGGGGAAAATATCCAGCATCTTGAAGGTACAGACTCAGCAATTACAGAAAAAGATGAAGTAGCTATATTCCCCCCGGTTTCCGGTGGATAA
- the crcB gene encoding fluoride efflux transporter CrcB, with amino-acid sequence MEYRDVTNLFFIGTGGFLGAICRYGTSILIPGARGTLVVNVLGSFLLGLLLFYSDYIGYLTPRIRMFAGIGFLGAFTTFSTFIVQTVQMQPVYGFANMMINLLPGLFAIFLARSLVIYIGGR; translated from the coding sequence ATGGAATACCGGGATGTTACCAATCTCTTTTTCATAGGAACTGGCGGGTTCCTGGGAGCTATATGCAGATATGGCACTTCAATCTTAATCCCCGGTGCCCGGGGAACACTGGTTGTGAACGTGCTGGGAAGTTTCCTGCTGGGATTGTTACTGTTCTACTCTGACTATATCGGTTACCTGACCCCACGCATCCGAATGTTTGCAGGCATCGGATTTTTAGGTGCATTCACCACATTCTCCACATTCATTGTACAGACTGTGCAAATGCAACCTGTATACGGGTTTGCAAATATGATGATAAATCTGCTACCCGGTTTATTTGCAATCTTTCTTGCAAGAAGCCTGGTAATATACATTGGAGGCAGGTGA
- a CDS encoding fluoride efflux transporter FluC: protein MNTTGYLLVGIGGFIGAILRYMVAGIVPKKGDIPTGTLTVNIMGTTILSYLTYSHSLQHLYLLNIGILGSFTTFSTFTYESFTLLEQQANRSFLTNIMLNCVCCIAGVGLGPLMANLI, encoded by the coding sequence ATGAATACGACAGGCTATTTACTTGTTGGAATCGGCGGGTTTATCGGTGCAATCCTCAGGTATATGGTCGCGGGAATTGTCCCGAAAAAGGGAGATATACCCACAGGTACACTCACAGTAAATATTATGGGTACAACAATACTCTCATATCTTACATATTCCCATTCCCTGCAGCATCTTTACCTGTTGAATATAGGTATTCTGGGTTCATTCACCACTTTTTCCACCTTTACATATGAATCATTCACACTCCTGGAACAGCAGGCCAACCGGAGTTTTCTTACAAATATAATGCTTAACTGTGTATGCTGCATAGCCGGTGTCGGACTTGGGCCTTTAATGGCAAACCTAATTTAA
- a CDS encoding DUF190 domain-containing protein: protein MQSKIMTIYLSENDTYKGKNAHQAIIEFLLENDVAGATVIRGIEGYGVHSVIHKTSILRLGMDLPIIVQAVDEENKLCNILPELKKMVPDELIVMQDVEILAGHKRD, encoded by the coding sequence ATGCAATCAAAAATAATGACAATTTATCTTAGTGAGAATGATACATACAAAGGAAAAAATGCCCATCAGGCCATCATCGAATTCTTGCTTGAAAATGATGTTGCCGGTGCCACCGTGATCAGGGGTATCGAGGGCTATGGAGTACACAGTGTAATCCATAAAACAAGTATCCTCAGGCTTGGAATGGATCTTCCCATCATAGTACAGGCCGTGGATGAAGAAAATAAATTGTGTAATATCCTGCCCGAACTCAAGAAAATGGTTCCTGATGAACTCATTGTGATGCAGGATGTGGAAATCCTGGCAGGGCATAAAAGGGATTAA
- a CDS encoding YhbY family RNA-binding protein gives MDKDKIRKFRSQATHLKPILTLGKKGIDDAVVTELKKQIKANHLVKVKILKSFPGESMDSIAEELASLTSTTLIDVRGRAIVLYR, from the coding sequence ATGGATAAGGATAAAATAAGGAAATTTAGGTCACAGGCAACTCACCTGAAACCCATTCTCACGCTGGGTAAAAAGGGAATTGATGATGCGGTTGTAACTGAATTGAAAAAACAAATTAAAGCCAATCATCTTGTCAAGGTAAAAATCCTCAAAAGTTTTCCCGGTGAAAGTATGGATTCAATTGCAGAGGAACTGGCCTCTCTTACATCCACTACCCTGATAGATGTGCGTGGAAGGGCGATAGTCCTCTACAGGTAA
- a CDS encoding RAD55 family ATPase yields the protein MTSYSLGIEELDSIIGEIREGSNLMVIGPPMSGKEDVAYHILKNGLKRQESSVIVSTREPGEHVLEWFTSFDKTLPVSNIGIVDCVTKTLGMAADDTDNIKRASSPVDLTGIGVRISQFFEQFWMKRQISHNILCINSVSTILMYSNIQTVFRFLHVFTGRIKAIKGLGLFVVEDQMHDSRTIATLKQLYDGMIEVQEENGSHYLRAVGISSKPTPWFEYLVEDGLISIQGIKDE from the coding sequence ATGACATCCTATTCACTGGGTATTGAAGAACTGGATAGTATTATCGGGGAAATCCGTGAAGGAAGCAATCTGATGGTAATAGGTCCTCCTATGAGTGGAAAGGAGGATGTTGCCTACCATATCCTTAAAAACGGTCTAAAAAGGCAAGAATCTTCGGTCATAGTTTCTACAAGAGAACCGGGTGAACATGTCCTGGAATGGTTTACCTCCTTTGACAAAACCCTACCTGTATCCAACATAGGGATTGTGGATTGTGTGACAAAGACGCTGGGGATGGCGGCTGATGATACTGATAACATAAAACGTGCTTCAAGTCCTGTGGACCTTACGGGTATAGGTGTTCGAATAAGTCAGTTTTTTGAACAATTCTGGATGAAACGTCAAATATCCCATAATATCCTCTGTATTAATTCTGTCTCGACCATTCTAATGTACTCTAATATCCAGACTGTATTTCGTTTCTTGCACGTGTTCACAGGCAGAATCAAAGCCATAAAAGGACTTGGTTTATTCGTAGTTGAAGACCAGATGCATGACTCCCGCACAATTGCTACCTTAAAACAACTTTACGACGGTATGATTGAGGTGCAGGAAGAAAACGGCAGTCATTATCTACGTGCAGTAGGCATATCCTCCAAACCCACTCCCTGGTTTGAGTATTTGGTGGAGGATGGTTTGATATCCATTCAGGGCATCAAGGATGAATGA
- a CDS encoding MogA/MoaB family molybdenum cofactor biosynthesis protein: MSSSTKEHKKGTDKAYSFSIITISTSRFDKYGSTDAPSAVDDVSGQLISDILKAAHNNVLCYSLVADNIADIRKAVLSSIFNGADVVITTGGTGLSDSDVTIEALCPLFEKELEGFGELFRLKSLDQIGSATILSRATAGIIQGCAVFCLPGSPKAVELAIEEIIIPEAGHIVKHARS; this comes from the coding sequence ATGAGCTCCAGCACCAAAGAGCATAAAAAAGGAACTGATAAAGCATATTCTTTTAGTATTATAACCATCTCAACTTCTCGTTTTGATAAATATGGGTCCACGGATGCCCCTTCTGCTGTGGATGATGTCTCGGGGCAACTTATTTCAGATATTCTCAAGGCTGCTCACAACAATGTATTGTGCTACAGTCTGGTGGCAGATAATATCGCAGATATAAGGAAAGCAGTCTTATCATCGATATTTAATGGAGCCGATGTTGTGATTACAACCGGTGGTACAGGTTTGTCTGATTCTGATGTGACCATAGAAGCTCTTTGCCCGCTATTTGAAAAGGAACTTGAAGGATTCGGAGAACTTTTCCGCCTTAAAAGTCTGGATCAGATAGGATCTGCCACAATATTGAGCAGGGCAACTGCAGGTATCATACAGGGTTGTGCTGTATTCTGCCTTCCTGGTTCACCAAAGGCTGTGGAACTTGCAATCGAGGAAATAATAATTCCTGAAGCAGGGCATATAGTAAAACATGCAAGATCATGA
- a CDS encoding 50S ribosomal protein L16, with the protein MTRKPASMYRNIKQRSYTRRKYMGGVPGSQVIHYDMGNKTADFQVKMSLISEEKCQMRHTALEAARISANRHMLSKIGRINYHFKLRVYPHEVLRENKQATGAGADRVSSGMRKAFGKAVGTAARVSAGQKIFTVSVNKKNFKHAKAALKRAGQKLPTPIRIVVDEGAELVQ; encoded by the coding sequence ATGACAAGAAAACCAGCAAGTATGTACAGGAACATTAAACAGCGCTCATATACACGCAGAAAGTACATGGGTGGTGTTCCGGGAAGCCAGGTAATACACTACGACATGGGAAATAAGACCGCAGATTTCCAGGTCAAGATGTCACTTATATCTGAAGAGAAATGCCAGATGAGGCATACAGCCCTCGAAGCAGCAAGGATATCAGCTAACAGACATATGCTTTCCAAAATCGGCCGTATCAATTACCATTTCAAATTGAGAGTTTACCCACACGAGGTCCTGAGAGAAAACAAACAGGCAACTGGTGCAGGTGCAGACCGTGTATCCAGTGGTATGAGAAAAGCATTCGGCAAAGCTGTAGGTACTGCAGCAAGAGTCTCTGCCGGGCAGAAGATATTCACTGTTTCTGTCAATAAGAAGAATTTTAAGCATGCCAAAGCTGCACTTAAAAGAGCAGGACAGAAGCTTCCAACACCAATAAGAATTGTTGTTGACGAAGGCGCAGAGCTGGTACAATAA
- a CDS encoding translation initiation factor IF-2 subunit beta gives MEDYESLLDRAMENLPETETTDERFVIPEPKIYFEGKTTVLDNFAQIRSVLNRDADHLMKYLTRELGTAGKVEGGKAIFQGKFPVQAIKSNINAYADEYVICSECNRPDTELVKVDRVLMMKCAACGAHRPVKKRKATAPTPESALEEGKEYEVKIDAVGSKGDGIAKMAKFTIFVPGTAKGDVLKVRIKKISGNLAFAEKA, from the coding sequence ATGGAAGACTATGAATCCTTGCTTGACCGGGCAATGGAAAACCTGCCGGAAACCGAAACAACAGATGAACGTTTTGTAATTCCGGAACCCAAGATTTATTTTGAGGGAAAAACAACGGTACTGGACAATTTTGCACAGATCAGAAGTGTCCTTAACCGTGATGCAGATCATCTGATGAAATACCTCACAAGGGAACTGGGTACCGCCGGTAAGGTCGAAGGTGGCAAGGCCATATTCCAGGGGAAGTTCCCAGTTCAGGCCATCAAATCCAACATAAATGCCTATGCTGATGAATATGTTATATGTTCGGAATGCAACAGGCCAGATACGGAACTTGTGAAGGTTGACAGAGTCCTGATGATGAAATGCGCCGCATGTGGTGCACACAGGCCTGTCAAGAAAAGGAAAGCCACTGCACCTACCCCCGAATCCGCTCTTGAAGAAGGAAAGGAATACGAAGTAAAGATTGATGCTGTTGGTTCCAAGGGTGACGGAATCGCCAAGATGGCAAAATTCACTATTTTCGTGCCTGGTACTGCCAAAGGTGATGTCTTAAAAGTCAGGATTAAAAAGATCAGTGGAAACCTGGCTTTTGCAGAAAAGGCATGA
- a CDS encoding radical SAM/SPASM domain-containing protein, whose amino-acid sequence MSGGEREPGINVFSIPGLNIDLKNSNGSLQLNSRGQLKYACSPILKKINERLREEKPVHMGKDRVIASTWLPPIPSGPFKRLLNAEVQHALGRRVPETVSFEITRQCKCNCDHCIISGGEEDIDTETVKKTIDDALDMGAFIIIFTEGDPLLREDIFELIDYVDKERAIVNMYTPGTDMNPQTARKLKQAGLHNLLVSIYSTDPEKHNAVRRLEGAFDMATSAIKYGLDAGLLVTMCTHASPKNMDELPQLYALATQLGVSEFSIWESAPKKKGDAIISPEDREKVLEMHHKANSTESGPRIFTNTYFEGEMLGCMAAQRWMHICVDGSVKPCPYIPFSFGNILDQQLKDIWKNMKKAPRFESGDVFCQMQMPQYLELVEKIPDGVIPPYPFDKIE is encoded by the coding sequence ATGTCAGGCGGTGAAAGGGAACCGGGAATCAATGTATTTTCGATTCCCGGCCTAAACATTGACCTCAAAAATTCAAATGGTTCTCTACAGTTGAATTCCCGGGGCCAGCTTAAGTATGCCTGCTCACCCATCCTGAAAAAAATTAATGAAAGATTACGGGAAGAAAAACCCGTACATATGGGCAAGGACAGGGTGATTGCTTCTACCTGGCTGCCCCCAATCCCGAGCGGTCCTTTCAAAAGGCTCCTGAACGCTGAAGTACAGCATGCTTTGGGAAGACGGGTTCCTGAAACTGTTTCTTTTGAGATTACAAGACAATGCAAATGTAATTGTGATCATTGCATCATAAGTGGTGGAGAGGAAGATATTGACACAGAAACTGTCAAGAAAACCATAGATGATGCTCTTGATATGGGTGCATTTATAATTATTTTTACAGAAGGAGATCCTCTTCTCAGGGAAGATATTTTTGAATTAATAGATTATGTCGACAAGGAACGTGCAATTGTCAATATGTACACACCTGGAACAGACATGAATCCGCAGACGGCAAGAAAACTAAAACAAGCCGGACTGCATAATCTTCTGGTCAGCATATATTCAACTGATCCCGAAAAGCACAATGCGGTAAGAAGACTTGAGGGGGCATTTGATATGGCTACATCCGCCATTAAATACGGACTGGATGCCGGGTTATTAGTCACCATGTGCACACATGCCTCCCCAAAAAACATGGATGAACTCCCACAACTCTATGCTCTTGCAACACAACTGGGAGTGAGCGAATTTTCAATATGGGAAAGTGCTCCGAAAAAAAAAGGTGATGCTATTATATCACCTGAGGACAGGGAAAAAGTCCTTGAAATGCACCATAAAGCCAATTCCACAGAAAGCGGGCCCAGAATATTTACCAATACTTATTTTGAAGGTGAGATGCTGGGTTGCATGGCGGCTCAGCGCTGGATGCATATCTGCGTGGATGGATCGGTCAAACCCTGCCCATATATACCATTCAGTTTTGGCAACATACTGGACCAACAATTAAAAGACATCTGGAAGAACATGAAAAAAGCACCCCGATTTGAGTCAGGGGATGTATTCTGCCAGATGCAGATGCCACAATATCTTGAACTTGTGGAAAAGATTCCAGATGGAGTTATACCCCCATATCCATTTGACAAAATCGAATAA
- a CDS encoding tryptophan--tRNA ligase has protein sequence MNMKLDPWGSSNIDDYSKLFDEFGIQRFDELLPRIEQPSAYMRRKIIFGHRDYDMISRAMKHNDPFAVMSGFMPSGKVHLGGKMVMDQIVWHQQMGGEAFVGIADREAYSVRGFSWDKCKQIGIEEYILSLIALGFEPEGHIYFQSQSKNVKDLAFELGVKANFSELSAIYGFNGQTNIAHMVSALSQSADILQPELEEFGGPKPTIVPAGADQDPHMRLTRGLANKMNMFLIEKRMDKNNTPFVSVRSKTAPADALEEVSEALPWDTKLFEGHVDIFGVDDLTKLKEITMEVEMNNGGYGFLPPASTYHRFMSGLQGGKMSSSVPDSLIALTDDPDDAARKVKKAKTGGRMTLKEQKELGGQPDECSVYELLVFHLSDDDGELAQLHSECLDGSRMCGSCKGLAAERMAEFLRDHQEKRELARERLEEYGL, from the coding sequence ATGAATATGAAACTAGATCCATGGGGCTCGTCAAATATCGACGACTATTCGAAATTGTTCGATGAATTTGGAATTCAGCGTTTTGATGAACTTCTACCCCGGATCGAGCAACCCAGCGCTTACATGAGAAGGAAGATTATCTTTGGTCACAGGGATTATGACATGATAAGCCGGGCCATGAAACACAATGACCCGTTTGCGGTAATGAGCGGGTTCATGCCTTCCGGAAAGGTCCATCTCGGCGGAAAGATGGTCATGGACCAGATCGTCTGGCACCAGCAGATGGGTGGTGAGGCTTTTGTGGGTATTGCCGACAGGGAAGCATATTCTGTCAGGGGATTTTCCTGGGATAAATGTAAACAGATTGGAATTGAGGAATATATCCTTAGCCTGATTGCCCTGGGATTCGAACCAGAGGGGCATATTTATTTCCAGTCCCAATCCAAAAATGTAAAGGATCTGGCCTTTGAACTGGGTGTCAAGGCAAATTTCTCGGAACTCAGTGCAATCTATGGTTTCAATGGACAGACCAATATAGCACATATGGTCAGTGCCCTCTCCCAGAGTGCGGATATTCTCCAACCCGAACTTGAAGAATTCGGTGGCCCCAAGCCGACAATCGTTCCCGCGGGGGCCGATCAGGACCCCCACATGAGACTCACCAGAGGACTGGCAAACAAGATGAACATGTTCCTTATCGAAAAAAGGATGGATAAGAATAACACACCTTTTGTCAGCGTCCGCAGCAAGACCGCTCCTGCCGATGCGCTTGAAGAGGTTTCTGAAGCGTTGCCCTGGGATACAAAACTGTTCGAGGGGCATGTAGATATTTTTGGTGTGGATGACCTGACTAAACTTAAGGAAATCACAATGGAAGTCGAAATGAATAACGGAGGATATGGATTCCTTCCACCGGCTTCGACCTATCATCGCTTTATGTCCGGTTTGCAGGGCGGCAAGATGTCAAGCAGTGTGCCTGATAGCCTTATAGCCCTTACCGATGATCCGGATGATGCCGCACGCAAGGTTAAGAAAGCTAAGACTGGCGGGCGTATGACCCTGAAAGAACAAAAGGAACTCGGGGGACAGCCCGACGAATGTTCGGTCTATGAGTTACTCGTATTCCATCTTAGTGACGATGACGGGGAACTGGCACAGCTCCATTCCGAATGTTTGGATGGTAGCCGCATGTGCGGAAGTTGCAAAGGCCTGGCAGCAGAACGCATGGCAGAGTTTTTGAGAGACCACCAGGAAAAAAGGGAACTGGCACGCGAGAGACTTGAAGAATACGGGCTCTGA
- the pheS gene encoding phenylalanine--tRNA ligase subunit alpha, with product MEDLNLTLNEKEVLLFLKQKGTASPGDIADGTPLKIENATQASFLLEEKGLAEVKDEVSEKYRLSSEGMQYAKKGLPERQVINKIDGPTPIKDLQEMLSPQMVGIATGWLKRKGWASIEKGNIIPATDISETDDEIALAKLDETAVTLEETGIDQKVIKDLVKRKLVEKEETKSRTITITAEGRKIAASGLELTEDITQLTSRLLKSGEWKNKTFRPYNIDKPPKRVFAAKVHPYQRLIDQMRQIFLEMGFTEIKGDIIQSSFWNFDALFQPQDHPAREMQDTFHLESRSQLPGEYLETVCSMHEKGGDIESRGWGGKWDSDVAKRNVLRTHTTSVSIKHLADNPKPPVKAFCIDRAYRRETIDPTHTPEFEQLEGVVMDRNMSFANLLGCLKEFYHRMGFENVRFRPGYFPYTEPSVEPEVYIEELGWVELGGAGIFRKEVTEPLGIKEPVLAWGLGVSRLAMLRLGLKDLRELYQSDIEWLRKSPVCKL from the coding sequence ATGGAAGACCTCAATCTTACACTGAATGAAAAGGAAGTACTTCTCTTCCTCAAACAAAAAGGTACTGCAAGTCCCGGGGATATAGCCGATGGAACACCCCTGAAAATAGAGAATGCTACTCAGGCATCCTTTTTGCTTGAAGAGAAGGGTCTTGCAGAAGTTAAGGATGAAGTATCGGAAAAATATCGCCTCAGTTCAGAGGGTATGCAATATGCCAAAAAAGGCCTCCCCGAAAGACAGGTGATCAACAAGATCGACGGGCCTACTCCTATAAAGGACCTGCAGGAAATGCTTTCACCCCAGATGGTAGGAATTGCAACCGGATGGCTCAAGAGGAAAGGCTGGGCATCCATTGAGAAAGGAAATATCATACCTGCAACAGATATATCTGAAACCGATGACGAGATTGCCCTGGCAAAACTCGATGAGACAGCAGTTACCCTTGAAGAAACCGGCATTGACCAGAAGGTTATAAAGGACCTGGTCAAACGCAAACTGGTAGAAAAAGAAGAAACAAAAAGCCGTACTATCACAATTACAGCCGAGGGGAGAAAAATCGCTGCATCAGGCCTTGAACTCACCGAAGATATCACCCAGCTGACCTCCCGGTTGCTCAAGAGCGGGGAATGGAAGAACAAGACATTTCGCCCCTACAATATCGATAAACCTCCAAAAAGGGTTTTTGCAGCAAAAGTACATCCCTACCAGCGTCTGATAGACCAGATGCGCCAGATATTCCTGGAAATGGGATTCACCGAAATTAAGGGAGATATTATACAAAGCTCTTTCTGGAATTTTGATGCCTTATTCCAGCCACAGGACCACCCTGCCCGGGAAATGCAGGATACATTCCACCTGGAATCCCGTTCACAATTGCCGGGCGAATACTTGGAAACAGTATGTTCCATGCATGAAAAGGGCGGTGACATTGAATCCAGGGGATGGGGTGGCAAATGGGACAGTGATGTAGCAAAACGTAACGTGTTGCGCACCCACACCACCTCGGTCAGTATCAAACACCTGGCAGATAATCCAAAACCACCGGTCAAAGCTTTCTGTATAGACAGGGCCTATCGCCGGGAAACAATTGATCCCACACATACCCCGGAATTCGAGCAGCTGGAAGGTGTGGTAATGGACAGGAACATGTCCTTTGCCAACCTGCTGGGATGCCTGAAGGAATTCTATCACAGGATGGGATTCGAGAACGTCAGGTTCAGGCCCGGGTACTTCCCCTACACCGAACCCAGTGTCGAACCCGAGGTTTATATTGAAGAACTTGGATGGGTCGAACTCGGTGGTGCCGGCATATTCAGGAAAGAGGTCACTGAACCTCTCGGCATCAAAGAACCGGTTTTGGCATGGGGCCTGGGTGTTAGCCGCCTGGCAATGCTG